Sequence from the Pirellulales bacterium genome:
CACCGACGAAATCGTGTCGAGCAAAGACCGCGAAATTACCGAGCTGCGGATGCTGTTGTCGCAGCAGAGCAGCAATATCGGCGCCGTCGCAGTCGGCGCCGCGGCGATCGCCGAATCGTTCAATCAAGATGAATTGATCCAGCAAGAGCGAGAAAAACTTCGCCTGCTTCAAGAGGAATGGCGCGAAAAGCTGCGTCAGGCAGAAATCGATATCTCGATCGAACGGGCGCGCATTGCCCGTCAAAAGGTCGAAATCGAAGAAAAAGTGTCGGCCTACGATTCGGTCCGCGCCCAGCACCATGCGGACGACGCCGCTGATCCCACAAGCACCGCCAAGCAACCAACACGCGGCCGCTGGCTAACCCGCCTCGGGCTAAAAGAAGACTCGGCCTGACGCCCGGAGTCGCTCCTGATCTTAGCCTCCGCCGGATGCAGCGGCATGGATCGACGCTGCCGCCGACGGCAAGATAGTCCGGCTTTTATCGGCTTACCACGCCCGCAAGCTCCAACGCACCGATGCGCTTCTCGTCGTATGCCAGCCACTCCCGAAGCACTTCGTCGGTATGCTCGCCGATGGCCGGCGGCGCTTGCGGAGAACAGAGCGGCCGGCCGTCGTAGTGAATGGGTGATGCCACGGTGGCGAATTGCCGGCCGCGTTCGTCAGCGAGCTGCTGAATCATTTCGCGGGCCGCGATTTGCGGCGTGTGCATCGCCTCGTCGATCGCCAGCACCGCCGAGCAGGGCACATCGGCCGCATCGCACAGCTTCAGCCATTCCGCATTGGTTTTGCTGCGCATGAGGTCTGCCAAGAGCGGAATCAGCTCGTCGCGATGCTCGACGCGCGATGGATTGCTGCCAAAGCTCGGACCGGCCGCCAGAGAATTGCATTCGGCCGCTGCGCAAAAACGCCGCCATTGCCCGTCGTTCCCGATCGCCAAAACCAAAAAGCCGTCGGCCGTTGCAAATGCTTCGTAGGGCACGATCTGAGGGTGGGCGTTGCCCCAGCGCCTCGGGCGCTGGCCGTTCACCAGCACTCCCTGCACGACATTCACGAGCGCCGCAAGCGTGCAATCGGCCAATGCGATATCGAACGAACCGAGTTTCGCATCGCTCGGCGGTGTGGTCGCTGACGACGTTCGGTCGCGTGCCAGTAGGCCGCTCAGCGCGGCGACGGCCGCGTACAGGCCGCTCAGAATATCGGTAATCGCGACGCCGACTTTCATTGGCGGCCCTTCCGGCGGCCCGGTGATCGACATCAGGCCCACCCCCGCCTGCACCGTGAGATCGTATCCCGGCGCGTCGGCCGCCGGACCGGTTCGGCCGTAGCCGGAGATCGAAACGCGCACCAATTCCGGGTTCAACGCTGCAAGCCGGGCTGGCTCCAATCCGAGTTTGACGAGCGCCGCCGGGAGAAAGTTTTCGACCACGACGTCGGCGGCTTGCAGCAGATCATCGAGCACGCCGCGGGATTCGGCCCTCGCCAGATCGAGGGCCAACGAGCGCTTGCCTCGATTGCACGAGAGGTAGTAAGCGCTGGGGCCACCGTCGCCGAGAAACGGCGGCCCCCATTGCCGTGTGTCGTCTCCCGTGCCGGGACGCTCGATCTTGACCACTTCGGCCCCCAGGTCGGCAAGAAGCTGACAACAAAACGGTCCGGCCAGAACTCGTGAAAAGTCCAATACCCGAATGCCGTTCAGCAGGTTCGCCGCTTGCGCCATCATCCACCGTTTTCCTTGTTGCCGAGCGCCAGTATACTGGCAATCGCCAAGCGCGAGGATAGCTCGGGTTTATAGGCGACGATTTGACGTGGGTGCCGCGGCAACGAAGATTCGCTGAGCCATTATGGTGTTGCCCAGCCGAAAGTCGCCACGCACTCGCCCCTTTGCTGCCGGCCGATCCGGCCGCACCACTTGGCTGGAGCCGTGGAATCGATTCACCGTAGGGAGCCTGCATGGCCAACGAGTTTGATCCTTATC
This genomic interval carries:
- a CDS encoding CaiB/BaiF CoA-transferase family protein, with the protein product MMAQAANLLNGIRVLDFSRVLAGPFCCQLLADLGAEVVKIERPGTGDDTRQWGPPFLGDGGPSAYYLSCNRGKRSLALDLARAESRGVLDDLLQAADVVVENFLPAALVKLGLEPARLAALNPELVRVSISGYGRTGPAADAPGYDLTVQAGVGLMSITGPPEGPPMKVGVAITDILSGLYAAVAALSGLLARDRTSSATTPPSDAKLGSFDIALADCTLAALVNVVQGVLVNGQRPRRWGNAHPQIVPYEAFATADGFLVLAIGNDGQWRRFCAAAECNSLAAGPSFGSNPSRVEHRDELIPLLADLMRSKTNAEWLKLCDAADVPCSAVLAIDEAMHTPQIAAREMIQQLADERGRQFATVASPIHYDGRPLCSPQAPPAIGEHTDEVLREWLAYDEKRIGALELAGVVSR